From a region of the Helianthus annuus cultivar XRQ/B chromosome 5, HanXRQr2.0-SUNRISE, whole genome shotgun sequence genome:
- the LOC110942946 gene encoding uncharacterized protein LOC110942946: MADTVNVNDDDEARRNEMRTMIVEEVEKAIEASNSQLAQEVEGQVLGVVDTLVMSKVEELKEMISELQTKKSTRRCTYKEFMACNPLPYKGEIDPIACQRWISSTEAVFVRSRCEVEDQVMFATGLLQLQAKDWWDAHSKELGDDKVQTLTWQEFREPFLKYHSPQSALDKIQEDFLRLRQKDETIDEITNKFLEKVKFCGEIAGTERLKIIRYHAMLKAEYQEFVNPSKCATLNELIDWARDREIELRRQVERGEKRVAKKPTNTNPSKKAKYQDQNRKGKTSSGIPTCKTCGETPLG, encoded by the coding sequence ATGGCTGATACGGTGAATGTAAATGATGACGATGAAGCACGCCGAAATGAAATGAGAACAATGATTGTGGAAGAAGTAGAGAAAGCGATTGAAGCAAGTAATTCCCAACTAGCTCAAGAGGTGGAAGGTCAAGTATTGGGAGTAGTCGATACTCTAGTAATGTCCAAGGTGGAAGAACTAAAGGAGATGATTAGTGAACTACAAACAAAGAAAAGTACTCGAAGGTGCacgtacaaggaattcatggcatgTAACCCCTTGCCGTATAAAGGGGAAATTGACCCGATAGCTTGTCAAAGATGGATTTCAAGCACCGAGGCAGTGTTTGTAAGAAGTAGATGTGAAGtggaggatcaagtgatgtttgCTACGGGCCTCCTACAACTCCAAGCAAAGGATTGGTGGGACGCACATTCGAAGGAATTGGGGGATGACAAAGTACAAACGTTAACATGGCAAGAGTTCAGGGAGCCATTTCTGAAATATCATAGCCCACAATCTGCACTTGATAAGATTCAAGAAGACTTCTTACGTCTTCGACAAAAGGATGAAACGATTGATGAAATAACGAATAAGTTCCTCGAGAAGGTGAAATTTTGTGGGGAGATAGCGGGGACTGAGAGGTTGAAAATCATACGTTATCATGCTATGTTAAAGGCTGAATATCAGGAGTTCGTAAATCCCTCCAAGTGTGCAACGTTGAATGAATTAATCGACTGGGCAAGAGATAGGGAGATCGAGTTAAGAAGGCAGGTTGAACGGGGAGAGAAAAGGGTGGCAAAGAAGCCTACCAACACAAACCCATCGAAAAAGGCAAAATATCAAGATCAAAATAGGAAAGGGAAGACAAGTAGTGGGATTCCGACTTGCAAGACGTGTGGGGAAACACCACTCGGGTGA